A segment of the Streptomyces sp. NBC_01235 genome:
GGATGTCACCCAGCCGCATGATGAGCAGGAGCACGATCACGGCGCGGATGGCGGGCAGGGTGATGTGCCAGAACCGCCGCCAGGGTCCGGCGCCATCGATCGCGGCGGCTTCGTACTGCTGCTCGTCGACCTGGGAGAGCGCGGCGAGAAAGATGATCGTGCCCCAGCCCGCGTCCTTCCAGATCACCTGGGCCACGACGAGCGGCCGGAACGCGTCGGGGTTGCCGATGATGTCGACGGTGTGCAGTCCGACGTCGCCGAGATAGCCGTTCACCATGCCCGTGTCGCCCAGGACCTGCTGGAACAGGGCGACGACGATCACCCACGAGATGAAGTGCGGCAGATAGGCCACCGACTGCACGAAGCGGCGGACGGTGCTCCAGGTCAGGCTGTGCAGGAGCAGGGCGAGGGCGAGCGGGACGGGGAAGTAGAAGACGAGTTGGAGGACGGCGATCCAGAGCGTGTTGAGGACCGCGTCCCAGAACTCGGCGTCCTCGAACATCCGCCGGAAGTTGCCGAGACCGACCCAGGGGCTGCCCCAGAGTCCGTCGAACGGCACGTACTCCTTGAACGCGATGACGTTCCCGGCGAGCGCTCCGTAGTGGAACACGAGGAAGTAGGCGAGCCCCGGCAGCATGAGCAGGAACAGGGTCCGGTTACAGCGTCTCTGAAAACGTTTTCGATCTCTTGGGCGCCGCATCGGACGGCGGGACGAGCCACTCTCTTCCGTCTTACTGGGGTTCTCTCGCAGCAGCGTCGCCACGGAGTCTCCTCCCCTCGATGGTCGAGTGAGGTGACGTTAAAACGTTTTCAGAGCGTGGGTCAACACTTCTGACACAACTGCGAGTTGGTCCCCGCCGTGGGTCGCACGTGCTCGCCTGGAGGTGTCCGCCGCACCCACAACCCGTCGCCCCGGCCCCTCCCACGGCGGCGGGGTCCGCGCGGCCGCCTGTTCCACGGCGGCCGGCAGCCGCCGGGGCTGGACTCCTCGGCGGCCCGTTGCACGGCTCCGGCCTGCGAGGCCCGGCGGCTCACCGTCGGCCTGCGCGAGCTGGGCGTCGGCCGCGCCACGGCCCGATTGTTCGCGGACGCGTCCGCGAGCGACGGCTCGCTGCGGACTGCCGCCGTACGCGGCGCGCGGTTCGAGGTGGAGGGGGCTCCGTCCGGCGGGTTCCGGCCGGTGATCCGAGCGATCAACGAGCGGTTCCTCATCAAGAAGTCTCCATGGCCCGGACTCGCGCCGGCACGTCCCGGATCATGTCGGCGCTGATGGTGAAGTGGTCCCGGGCGATGCTCTCGGCTCGCTCGGGCTCACCGGCCGCGATGGCCTCGTACAGGGCCTTGTGGTCCTCGCCGCCCACACGGGCGGTGCTAGAACCGCCGCGGCTGTCCGCGGGATCCGGCGACGCGGGGCACGGGGACGCCTGTTGGCTGCCAAGGGACGACCGGGGACGCTGCGGGAGACGGCACGGACGACACCCATCGACTGGGAGACGGAGAGGGCACCGTGACGACGTACGACCTCGCGCCGGTGGACGACGTGGCGGGCCCGCGCGGCGACGTCCTGCTGCGTGCCACGGACGTCACCGAGCAACCGGTACCTGACCTCCTCCGCGGTGTGGGCGGGCATCAGGGCGAGGCGGCCGGGACGTGGGGCGGGGGCGGTTCGCGTGTCAACTCCACCGTGCCAGTCAGTCTCCGTCCAGGCGGATGAGATTTGGG
Coding sequences within it:
- a CDS encoding ABC transporter permease, with protein sequence MLPGLAYFLVFHYGALAGNVIAFKEYVPFDGLWGSPWVGLGNFRRMFEDAEFWDAVLNTLWIAVLQLVFYFPVPLALALLLHSLTWSTVRRFVQSVAYLPHFISWVIVVALFQQVLGDTGMVNGYLGDVGLHTVDIIGNPDAFRPLVVAQVIWKDAGWGTIIFLAALSQVDEQQYEAAAIDGAGPWRRFWHITLPAIRAVIVLLLIMRLGDILSVGFEQMLLQRDAVGPQTAEVIDTFVYYRGVVGGDYGFGAAAGLFKGLVGALLVYAANKVAHRLGEQGVYR